One window of the Actinomycetota bacterium genome contains the following:
- a CDS encoding CocE/NonD family hydrolase produces MTSLGSANKRQVSIEMADGVRLAATLYLPEGDGPWPAVLEALPYRKDDITGRSRSEYRRLAEAGYVMCRVDVRGTGSSEGIATDEYPLVERTDMATVIEWLATQPWSLGTVGMYGYSYSGFNSIQIAMERPPALKAIIPIYATDDRFGDDVHFQGGVVKQLDQIDYPSYMVASNALPPAPPIYGEGWREEWARRLEGTEPWVLTWLEHQRLDDYWKQGSLCVDYEAIACPTMIVAGWADGYRNNSFRTFERLTCPKRLVFGPWAHAGTDTSLPGPNHDLLPEHIRWWDRWLKGVDNGIDREPPIVLYAQRSTLPAPARPIVNGEWRYEPMWPPERLRPETWPLADATANRPGAGPDELDVRGDVGRTAWISCAGVLPWGQPDDQRPDELYSLTYTWAPFEREFEILGHARVRVRIATSEPVAYLSAKLCDVFPDGTSSLVARNILNLTHRDSREQPSPMPVGELVDVELEIEAASWTFEAGHALRLDLAGTDWPNTWSPPRPVTITIDRAATTLELPVIDGPSPIEERPVLPPPHRSDPGEDDDDDPVAGVRWSVAHDVLRRITSANAGSTFEEEPVDHVPSMNSHYDGVVSVSTTDPGKASAHGEAAFEIHWPEATVNSRTHVVIESDAEAYRATIDLVVHEDGEERFRRRWERTIPRDLT; encoded by the coding sequence ATGACGAGCCTGGGGTCCGCGAACAAGCGGCAGGTGTCGATCGAGATGGCCGACGGCGTCAGGCTCGCCGCCACCCTCTACCTGCCCGAGGGCGACGGCCCGTGGCCGGCCGTGCTCGAGGCGCTCCCTTACCGCAAGGACGACATCACCGGCCGCTCGCGCAGCGAGTACCGGCGCCTCGCCGAGGCCGGGTACGTGATGTGTCGCGTCGACGTGCGCGGCACGGGGTCGAGTGAGGGCATCGCGACCGACGAGTACCCGCTCGTCGAGCGCACCGACATGGCCACGGTGATCGAGTGGCTCGCGACCCAGCCCTGGTCGCTCGGCACGGTCGGGATGTACGGCTACTCCTACTCGGGGTTCAACAGCATCCAGATCGCGATGGAACGACCACCCGCGCTGAAGGCGATCATCCCGATCTACGCCACCGACGATCGATTCGGCGACGACGTGCACTTCCAGGGCGGCGTCGTGAAGCAGCTCGACCAGATCGACTACCCGAGCTACATGGTCGCGAGCAACGCGCTGCCGCCGGCGCCGCCGATCTACGGCGAAGGATGGCGCGAGGAGTGGGCGCGCCGCCTCGAGGGCACGGAGCCATGGGTGCTCACGTGGCTCGAGCACCAGCGCCTCGACGACTACTGGAAGCAGGGCTCGCTCTGCGTCGACTACGAGGCGATCGCGTGCCCCACGATGATCGTCGCCGGCTGGGCCGACGGCTACCGCAACAACTCCTTCCGCACGTTCGAGCGCCTGACATGTCCGAAGCGGTTGGTCTTCGGGCCGTGGGCGCACGCCGGGACCGACACCTCGCTGCCGGGACCGAACCACGACCTGCTGCCCGAGCACATCCGGTGGTGGGACCGCTGGCTGAAGGGCGTCGACAACGGCATCGACCGCGAGCCGCCGATCGTGCTGTACGCGCAGCGCTCGACCCTGCCGGCTCCCGCCCGCCCCATCGTCAACGGCGAGTGGCGGTACGAGCCGATGTGGCCGCCCGAGCGACTGCGCCCCGAGACCTGGCCGCTCGCCGACGCGACGGCGAACCGCCCCGGCGCCGGCCCCGACGAGCTCGACGTGCGCGGCGACGTGGGCCGGACCGCGTGGATCTCCTGCGCCGGCGTGCTGCCGTGGGGCCAGCCCGACGACCAGCGTCCCGACGAGCTCTACTCCCTCACATACACCTGGGCGCCGTTCGAGCGGGAGTTCGAGATCCTCGGGCACGCGCGGGTGCGGGTGCGCATCGCCACGAGCGAGCCGGTCGCATACCTGTCGGCGAAGCTCTGCGACGTCTTCCCCGACGGCACCTCGTCGCTCGTCGCGCGCAACATCCTGAACCTCACGCACCGCGACTCGCGGGAGCAGCCGTCGCCGATGCCGGTCGGCGAGCTCGTCGACGTCGAGCTCGAGATCGAAGCCGCGTCGTGGACGTTCGAAGCGGGCCATGCCCTGCGGCTCGACCTCGCCGGCACCGACTGGCCGAACACATGGTCGCCGCCGCGCCCCGTGACGATCACGATCGACCGGGCCGCGACGACGCTCGAGCTCCCGGTGATCGACGGCCCGAGCCCGATCGAGGAGCGCCCGGTGCTGCCCCCGCCCCACCGCAGCGACCCAGGCGAGGACGATGACGACGACCCGGTGGCCGGCGTGCGCTGGTCGGTCGCCCATGACGTGCTCCGGCGCATCACGTCGGCGAACGCCGGCAGCACGTTCGAGGAGGAGCCCGTCGACCACGTGCCGTCGATGAACAGCCACTACGACGGCGTCGTGTCGGTCTCCACGACCGACCCGGGGAAGGCGTCGGCGCACGGCGAGGCGGCATTCGAGATCCATTGGCCCGAGGCGACCGTGAACTCCCGGACCCACGTAGTGATCGAGAGCGACGCCGAGGCGTACCGCGCGACGATCGACCTGGTCGTGCACGAGGACGGCGAGGAACGGTTCCGGCGACGCTGGGAGCGGACGATCCCGCGAGATCTCACGTAG
- a CDS encoding RNA polymerase sigma factor, with protein sequence MPEMQDGRVHQQLDSTAIEQVFREQHARLWRSLVLWSGDPDVASDAVAEAFAQVLARGDEVHDPAACVWRAAFKIAGGELANRRTSRTLADEPAVAAPDELVDVIRALAALTPKQRASVVLADYAGYPHAEIARLLGSTASAVGVHVHRGRRKLRALLEVSDD encoded by the coding sequence ATGCCTGAGATGCAGGATGGCCGGGTGCATCAGCAGCTCGACTCGACCGCGATCGAGCAGGTCTTCCGGGAGCAGCACGCGCGGCTGTGGAGGTCGCTCGTGCTGTGGTCGGGCGACCCCGACGTGGCGAGCGACGCCGTCGCGGAGGCCTTCGCGCAGGTGCTTGCCAGGGGCGACGAGGTCCATGACCCGGCGGCCTGCGTCTGGCGGGCGGCGTTCAAGATCGCCGGCGGTGAGCTGGCGAACAGGCGGACGTCGAGGACCCTGGCCGACGAGCCGGCCGTCGCCGCTCCCGACGAGCTCGTCGACGTGATCCGCGCGCTCGCCGCGCTGACGCCGAAGCAGCGAGCCTCGGTCGTCCTCGCCGACTACGCCGGCTATCCCCACGCCGAGATCGCCCGCCTCCTCGGATCGACGGCCTCGGCGGTCGGCGTCCACGTGCATCGCGGCCGGCGCAAGTTGCGAGCGCTTCTGGAGGTATCCGATGACTGA
- a CDS encoding YbaK/EbsC family protein translates to MSSVLDYLRGRAVPFVVFPDPEAELAEQVAERHGLDVDELVRTEVVSNRFGFALMVVPWDRRLDLTLARRAMNDPDARLATRDELRRKVPEFDPDSWPPLGLFLLMPTFVDRAVAGRDQVVFPAGTPGTLVCLQTDELFGDDPVVITALTTDTMKREPVGTRRGNLWAVRPESEHPAIG, encoded by the coding sequence ATGTCTTCGGTGCTCGACTACCTGCGCGGGCGGGCCGTGCCGTTCGTGGTCTTCCCCGATCCCGAGGCCGAGCTCGCGGAGCAGGTCGCCGAGCGCCACGGCCTCGACGTCGATGAGCTGGTGCGCACCGAGGTGGTCTCGAACCGCTTCGGGTTCGCCCTCATGGTCGTGCCCTGGGATCGTCGGCTCGATCTCACCCTCGCCCGGCGGGCGATGAACGACCCTGACGCCCGCCTCGCTACGAGGGACGAGCTGAGGCGGAAGGTCCCCGAGTTCGACCCCGACTCGTGGCCGCCGCTCGGACTGTTCCTGCTGATGCCGACGTTCGTCGATCGCGCGGTGGCCGGGCGCGATCAGGTGGTGTTTCCGGCCGGCACACCCGGCACGTTGGTGTGCCTGCAGACCGACGAGCTGTTCGGCGACGACCCGGTCGTGATCACGGCGCTCACGACCGACACGATGAAGCGGGAACCGGTCGGCACCCGGCGCGGGAACCTCTGGGCGGTGCGGCCCGAATCGGAGCACCCCGCGATCGGCTGA
- a CDS encoding type II CAAX endopeptidase family protein produces MEQLEPSRSSRLLGPQAPVPPAPADGRTLTEEVVVVLMLSLLASAVYAILSLLEAPLAGTIVASANQSTQLARQLAAFVFGLAPVFLVVHLVRRSGEGLGAVGLAADRPRPDLTKGLGLFAVVGLAGLGIYLAAVELGVNRFVIPAPPLGHWWTVPVLLLSALEAALVEEVIVLGYLVTRLRQLSWSPLAAVVGSSALRASYHLYQGWGGFLGNLAMGLLFSVLFLRWRRTWPFVVAHFLLDVAAGLGYILFRDRLPGF; encoded by the coding sequence ATGGAGCAGCTCGAACCCTCCCGCAGCTCACGGCTGCTCGGCCCGCAGGCGCCCGTGCCTCCGGCACCGGCCGATGGGCGGACGCTCACCGAAGAGGTCGTCGTCGTGCTGATGCTCTCGCTGCTCGCGAGCGCGGTGTACGCGATCCTCAGTCTGCTGGAAGCACCGCTCGCCGGCACGATCGTCGCCTCGGCGAACCAGAGCACGCAGCTCGCCCGCCAGCTCGCGGCGTTCGTCTTCGGGTTGGCCCCGGTGTTCCTCGTGGTGCACCTCGTGCGTCGCTCGGGCGAGGGCCTCGGGGCCGTCGGGCTCGCCGCCGATCGTCCCCGCCCCGATCTCACGAAGGGCCTCGGGCTGTTCGCGGTCGTCGGCCTCGCGGGCCTCGGCATCTACCTGGCGGCGGTCGAGCTGGGCGTGAACCGATTCGTGATCCCGGCGCCGCCGCTCGGCCATTGGTGGACGGTGCCGGTGCTGCTGCTCTCGGCGCTCGAGGCGGCCCTCGTCGAGGAAGTGATCGTGCTCGGCTACCTCGTGACGCGGCTGCGCCAGCTGTCGTGGTCGCCGCTCGCCGCGGTCGTCGGAAGCTCGGCGCTGCGGGCGTCGTACCACCTGTATCAGGGGTGGGGCGGCTTCCTCGGGAACCTGGCGATGGGCCTGCTCTTCTCCGTGCTCTTCCTGCGGTGGCGTCGCACGTGGCCGTTCGTCGTGGCGCACTTCCTGCTCGACGTGGCGGCGGGGCTCGGCTACATCCTCTTCCGCGATCGGCTGCCTGGTTTCTAG
- a CDS encoding FAD-binding oxidoreductase, whose translation MAKRDAADLVVVGAGTVGGWASVFAREAGMERVVVIDRDLVGLGASSRAAGMVRAQGGSPDTVRLGSWSIGFYEGQPERYGTDSAFVGRGYVILAVSAADERETHERIAMQRTTGLDARWVDAGEVRRLIPAMAEGTGFRGGSYVPTDGWVDPPRNVRAYSLAMQRADVEVREGVAFTALRTRAGRGGRRVVTGVETTAGTIAAARVLLTGGPALQAVAKAAGARAWVGYARHQVVVTEPSEALHADTTAMAFDIAKGIYWRPEEGGFLWGMSNPAEEPGPGRSIDWTYLRKMERRLHRLVPATRGLGIKKAWAATIEYTPDHFPLTGPLVLRDGTEIEGASIASACGHGMMWGPAVSRIAADLLLDGRTDVVEHPERFRMDRFDEQGRSPFVDPVALPFPVKVDE comes from the coding sequence ATGGCCAAGCGCGACGCAGCCGACCTCGTCGTGGTCGGCGCCGGCACGGTCGGCGGCTGGGCGTCGGTCTTCGCACGCGAGGCAGGCATGGAGCGCGTCGTGGTGATCGACCGCGACCTCGTGGGGCTCGGCGCGTCGAGCCGGGCGGCGGGCATGGTGCGCGCACAGGGAGGCTCCCCCGACACCGTGCGGCTCGGCAGCTGGTCGATCGGCTTCTACGAGGGACAGCCCGAGCGGTACGGCACCGATTCCGCCTTCGTCGGCCGCGGTTACGTGATCCTCGCGGTGTCGGCAGCCGACGAGCGCGAGACCCACGAGCGCATCGCGATGCAACGCACGACCGGCCTCGACGCTCGGTGGGTCGATGCCGGCGAGGTGCGTCGTCTGATCCCGGCGATGGCCGAGGGCACCGGCTTCCGCGGCGGCTCGTACGTGCCGACCGACGGCTGGGTCGACCCGCCTCGCAACGTGCGCGCCTACTCGCTCGCGATGCAGCGAGCCGACGTCGAGGTGCGGGAAGGTGTGGCCTTCACCGCCCTGCGCACCCGCGCCGGGCGCGGCGGTCGCCGCGTGGTCACCGGCGTCGAGACGACCGCCGGCACCATCGCAGCCGCGCGCGTGCTCCTCACGGGCGGTCCCGCGCTGCAGGCGGTCGCGAAGGCCGCCGGCGCGCGCGCGTGGGTGGGGTACGCGCGCCATCAGGTCGTCGTGACCGAGCCGAGCGAGGCGCTCCACGCTGACACGACCGCGATGGCGTTCGACATCGCGAAGGGCATCTACTGGCGGCCCGAGGAGGGCGGCTTCCTGTGGGGCATGTCGAACCCCGCCGAGGAACCGGGCCCCGGCCGCTCGATCGATTGGACCTACCTTCGGAAGATGGAACGCCGCCTGCACCGCCTGGTGCCTGCGACCAGGGGGCTCGGCATCAAGAAGGCGTGGGCCGCGACGATCGAGTACACCCCCGACCACTTCCCGCTGACGGGTCCGCTCGTGCTCCGAGACGGCACCGAGATCGAGGGCGCGTCGATCGCGAGCGCGTGCGGACACGGGATGATGTGGGGCCCGGCGGTGTCGCGAATCGCGGCCGACCTGCTGCTCGATGGCCGGACCGACGTCGTCGAACACCCCGAGCGGTTCCGCATGGACCGCTTCGACGAGCAGGGTCGTTCCCCGTTCGTGGACCCCGTCGCCCTGCCGTTCCCGGTCAAGGTCGACGAGTAG
- a CDS encoding pirin family protein, giving the protein MTITIRRDDEISDVDGDWFRARWHYSFDSYRDPDYVSFGTLRVFNDDRLVPGAIWPMHPHRDIEGLTYVVEGSFRHQDDVGGAPGPLPAGSVQRMTLGRGAWHSEQNASEAEPMRFIQMWIMPSERGLEPGVEQKVFTTEDRTDTLLKVISGDGGDAVLVHQDAHVYVSHLNPAATITHDLLDGRGVYLYVIEGDVAVNGERMETGSAAQISGESLVEITASAPSELILVDVAL; this is encoded by the coding sequence ATGACGATCACGATCCGGCGCGACGACGAGATCAGCGACGTCGACGGCGACTGGTTCCGTGCACGCTGGCACTACTCGTTCGACTCCTACCGCGACCCCGACTACGTCTCGTTCGGCACCCTGCGGGTGTTCAACGACGACCGGCTGGTGCCCGGCGCGATCTGGCCGATGCATCCGCACCGCGACATCGAGGGTCTGACCTACGTCGTCGAGGGCTCGTTCCGCCACCAGGACGACGTCGGCGGCGCGCCCGGCCCACTGCCCGCCGGATCGGTCCAGCGCATGACGCTCGGTCGCGGTGCCTGGCACTCGGAGCAGAACGCGAGCGAGGCCGAGCCGATGCGCTTCATCCAGATGTGGATCATGCCGTCGGAACGGGGCCTCGAGCCCGGCGTCGAGCAGAAGGTGTTCACGACCGAGGATCGCACCGACACGCTGCTGAAGGTGATCTCGGGCGACGGCGGCGACGCCGTGCTCGTGCACCAGGACGCCCACGTGTACGTCTCTCACCTCAACCCGGCCGCGACGATCACGCACGACCTGCTCGACGGCCGCGGCGTCTATCTGTACGTGATCGAAGGCGACGTGGCAGTGAACGGCGAGCGCATGGAGACAGGTTCCGCGGCGCAGATCAGCGGCGAGTCCCTGGTCGAGATCACGGCGTCGGCGCCGTCGGAACTGATCCTCGTCGACGTCGCCTTGTAG
- a CDS encoding Lrp/AsnC ligand binding domain-containing protein, with protein MVNAYILIQTEVGKAGQVTEQIRAIEGVVAVDPVTGPYDVVARAEAADLDQLAKATVMPMQELEGITRTLTCPVLLL; from the coding sequence GTGGTCAACGCGTACATCCTGATCCAGACCGAGGTGGGCAAGGCCGGCCAGGTGACCGAGCAGATCCGGGCGATCGAGGGCGTGGTCGCGGTCGACCCGGTGACCGGGCCTTACGACGTGGTCGCCCGCGCGGAAGCCGCCGATCTCGACCAGCTCGCGAAGGCCACCGTGATGCCGATGCAGGAGCTCGAGGGCATCACCCGCACGCTGACCTGCCCGGTGCTGCTCCTCTGA